From Schaalia sp. ZJ405, one genomic window encodes:
- a CDS encoding aldose-1-epimerase → MKHSKMSGTEITLQSGDYTARIVTVGAGLAGLTLQGHDLIIGHSVDELPPSYLGKTLMPWPNRISRGTYTWEGQTYEVPVNEFSTGAALHGFMCWEDWRVVHADHDSATLGALISPRYGYPWALEAWVTYAVHSTRGLTVTLSAKNVGSEPAPYGVSSHPYLSVDGKTVDQCELTVPADLVLEVDENLAPVATRSVTDLDVDFRSSHTIDARRIDHAFTGLPDTEWTVSLRDPDTGLTSSLSANVPWVQVFSGDHPALARSGAAVEPMTCPPDAFNSGEDVIVLAPGESHTLTFTISGSLA, encoded by the coding sequence GTGAAGCATTCGAAGATGTCAGGAACTGAAATCACCCTTCAATCCGGGGACTACACCGCGCGGATTGTCACCGTTGGAGCCGGACTCGCCGGCCTCACTCTCCAGGGACACGACCTGATTATCGGCCATTCAGTTGATGAGCTTCCTCCCTCATACCTGGGCAAGACACTCATGCCGTGGCCAAATCGTATCAGCCGTGGAACCTACACGTGGGAAGGGCAAACCTATGAGGTTCCCGTCAATGAATTCTCAACGGGAGCGGCTCTTCACGGCTTCATGTGCTGGGAAGACTGGAGAGTCGTCCACGCCGATCATGATTCTGCAACGCTGGGCGCACTCATCTCGCCGCGCTACGGGTATCCGTGGGCGTTGGAAGCGTGGGTCACCTACGCTGTGCACTCAACGCGCGGACTCACGGTGACACTTTCGGCGAAGAATGTTGGCTCCGAACCCGCACCCTACGGCGTGTCCTCCCACCCCTACCTCAGTGTTGACGGCAAGACGGTTGATCAATGCGAGCTCACCGTTCCCGCTGATCTCGTTCTCGAGGTCGATGAGAACCTCGCTCCCGTTGCAACCCGCTCTGTCACCGATCTCGACGTGGATTTCCGTTCGTCGCACACGATTGACGCACGCCGGATCGATCATGCGTTCACCGGCCTTCCCGACACCGAATGGACCGTCAGTCTGCGCGATCCAGACACGGGCCTGACGTCCTCGCTGTCAGCAAACGTCCCGTGGGTTCAGGTGTTCTCCGGTGATCATCCAGCACTTGCGCGTAGCGGCGCTGCTGTCGAACCGATGACCTGCCCACCCGATGCCTTTAATTCAGGTGAGGACGTCATTGTGTTGGCCCCCGGCGAGTCACATACGCTGACCTTCACAATTTCTGGATCACTGGCCTAG
- a CDS encoding 16S rRNA (uracil(1498)-N(3))-methyltransferase — MTRPVFFAEDALSDAGALSDRTVLARVSVGTHVRLRGAEGRHAGTVKRLGESESVDLVDGDGFRLVCQVISSDKNGLDLRVNETIAEQPPLVPLTLVQALSKGGRDELAVEVCTEIGVDQVIPWQSNRAIVRWSGPKRDKGHDKWRSVVRSAAKQARRARIPRVGQVCDSAELTRWVRSFIDEGGAVVMCHEEATLPLTQVVADIAVRDADTGDSGVFRGGIAVIVGPEGGIDPQESADLEAAGAIKVLLGTNVLRASTAGAVAMTLIGAHAGRFD; from the coding sequence ATGACGAGGCCGGTTTTCTTCGCTGAAGACGCTCTCAGCGACGCGGGAGCGCTCTCGGACCGCACGGTCCTTGCTCGCGTGAGTGTTGGGACGCATGTGCGTCTCCGCGGAGCAGAGGGACGTCACGCAGGCACCGTCAAACGGCTTGGCGAGAGCGAGAGCGTCGACCTCGTTGATGGGGATGGGTTTCGCCTGGTCTGCCAGGTTATTTCTTCCGATAAGAACGGCCTTGATCTCCGTGTGAATGAGACCATCGCCGAGCAGCCCCCGCTCGTCCCATTGACCCTTGTCCAGGCGCTGTCCAAAGGTGGCCGTGACGAGCTTGCCGTTGAGGTGTGCACGGAAATCGGCGTTGATCAGGTGATCCCGTGGCAGTCGAATCGCGCGATCGTTCGCTGGTCGGGCCCAAAGCGTGACAAGGGACACGACAAGTGGAGATCCGTTGTCCGCAGCGCAGCAAAGCAGGCGCGTCGCGCGCGTATTCCTCGGGTTGGTCAGGTGTGTGACTCGGCGGAACTGACCCGGTGGGTGCGCAGCTTCATTGACGAGGGCGGGGCTGTCGTCATGTGCCATGAGGAGGCGACGCTCCCTCTGACACAGGTTGTCGCCGACATCGCTGTGCGTGACGCAGACACCGGGGATTCAGGTGTTTTCCGCGGGGGAATCGCGGTGATTGTTGGGCCCGAGGGCGGAATCGATCCGCAGGAAAGCGCGGACCTTGAAGCGGCGGGAGCCATCAAGGTTCTTCTGGGCACCAATGTTCTTCGAGCGTCAACGGCCGGCGCGGTCGCAATGACACTCATTGGAGCGCACGCCGGCCGTTTCGACTGA
- the dnaJ gene encoding molecular chaperone DnaJ, giving the protein MNDYYEILGVSRDASQEDIKKAYRKMARKLHPDYAGPESEDAFKDLSVAYETLSDPQKRQLYDVGGPEAVQSGGTPFAGGAGGFSDIFDAMFGGGFSTGFSGGSSGPASRRQRGRDQRIGVDITLEEATFGASKTVKFGTYIRCETCGGQMTKPGTKPETCSACHGTGSTIRQVNHPLFGAMRTQTTCSTCQGYGTTIAEPCPDCAGQGRVHTRRSLSITIPAGADEGTQIRISGEAEVGTGGGPQGDLYVVIREKKHAVFDRRGDDIHTWITIPMTTAALGTDFELDTLDGKKTVTIEPGTQPNADITLRGLGVGRLQRPGRGDMHVHIDVEVPKKLDDRSRALLEELASIRKESRLEPHRKDSGFFGKLRETFAGQ; this is encoded by the coding sequence GTGAACGACTACTACGAGATCTTGGGTGTTTCCCGCGACGCGAGTCAAGAGGACATCAAGAAGGCTTATCGGAAGATGGCGCGCAAGCTCCACCCCGACTATGCCGGACCTGAGTCGGAGGACGCATTCAAGGACCTGTCGGTTGCCTACGAAACTCTTTCAGATCCGCAAAAACGCCAGCTTTATGACGTTGGCGGTCCCGAAGCAGTCCAATCAGGAGGCACACCCTTCGCAGGTGGAGCCGGTGGATTCTCCGATATTTTTGACGCGATGTTCGGCGGGGGTTTCTCCACGGGATTCTCCGGTGGTTCCTCGGGTCCAGCATCCAGACGCCAGCGTGGTCGTGACCAGCGCATCGGCGTGGACATCACTCTCGAAGAGGCCACCTTCGGTGCGTCAAAGACCGTGAAATTTGGGACGTATATCCGCTGCGAAACGTGCGGTGGTCAGATGACGAAGCCCGGGACGAAGCCCGAAACCTGCTCGGCGTGTCACGGCACGGGCTCAACGATTCGCCAGGTCAATCACCCGCTCTTCGGTGCGATGCGTACCCAGACAACGTGTTCGACGTGCCAAGGATACGGAACGACCATCGCTGAACCGTGCCCCGACTGTGCTGGACAGGGGCGTGTTCATACGCGTCGTTCTCTGAGCATCACCATTCCCGCGGGTGCGGACGAGGGGACGCAGATTCGTATTTCCGGTGAAGCTGAAGTCGGAACCGGTGGCGGCCCTCAAGGGGATCTGTACGTGGTCATCCGCGAAAAGAAGCACGCGGTTTTTGATCGACGTGGCGACGACATCCATACGTGGATCACGATCCCCATGACGACGGCGGCGTTGGGCACTGACTTTGAGCTCGACACTCTTGACGGTAAAAAGACCGTGACCATTGAACCGGGAACTCAGCCGAACGCGGATATCACACTGCGAGGACTGGGTGTCGGTCGCCTCCAGCGCCCCGGTCGCGGTGACATGCACGTTCATATCGACGTTGAAGTGCCCAAGAAACTTGACGATCGTTCTCGCGCGCTCCTTGAGGAATTGGCGTCGATTCGCAAAGAGTCGCGCCTCGAACCTCACCGCAAGGACTCGGGGTTCTTCGGGAAACTCCGTGAAACTTTCGCAGGGCAATGA
- the hrcA gene encoding heat-inducible transcriptional repressor HrcA, translating to MSNDRRLDVLRAIVTEYVHTREPVGSKVIAQSHDLGVSSATIRNDMAVLEEAELIYQPHTSAGRVPTDKGYRVFVDQLRTLKPMSLPERKAVESFLSQSDNLDDVVTRTVRLLSQVTRQVAVVEYPALVREKLRRVEFVDLAPTNILVIVVTESGRVEQRTLVLVHPFSAEDLNWVRSRVNAVAEGRDVTEVHEAFDTLADEAPAHLRDGVMMMTEAVSDLLESTAESRIVLAGISNLARGAVDFGDIAPVLDALEEQVVLMRLFSELNQDDDVHVTIGEENPHDALTQTSVVTGTYRTTDSPFAARAHLGVVGPTRMDYAKTMSYVRAVAAYLSRFLSQ from the coding sequence ATGAGTAATGACCGCAGACTTGACGTGCTGCGCGCCATTGTCACCGAGTACGTCCACACTCGTGAACCCGTTGGCTCAAAAGTCATTGCGCAGTCCCACGACCTCGGGGTGTCCTCGGCAACGATCCGCAACGACATGGCTGTCCTTGAAGAAGCTGAGCTGATCTACCAGCCGCACACGAGCGCCGGTCGCGTCCCCACAGACAAGGGATACCGCGTTTTCGTTGATCAACTTCGCACCCTCAAACCGATGAGCCTGCCCGAACGCAAGGCCGTTGAATCCTTCCTTTCTCAAAGTGACAACCTCGACGACGTTGTCACACGGACGGTGCGTCTGCTGTCCCAGGTGACTCGCCAAGTCGCCGTCGTTGAATACCCTGCGTTGGTACGCGAAAAACTCCGCAGAGTTGAGTTCGTTGACCTTGCGCCCACGAATATCCTTGTCATCGTTGTCACTGAGTCTGGGCGCGTTGAACAGCGCACGCTCGTCCTCGTTCATCCTTTCTCCGCTGAGGACCTCAACTGGGTGCGAAGCCGAGTGAACGCGGTAGCTGAAGGCCGCGACGTCACCGAGGTGCACGAAGCCTTTGACACCCTTGCTGACGAGGCCCCCGCGCACCTGCGAGACGGGGTGATGATGATGACCGAGGCCGTGAGTGATCTCCTGGAATCCACCGCGGAATCACGAATCGTTCTTGCGGGGATCTCGAACCTTGCCCGCGGAGCCGTTGACTTCGGTGACATTGCACCCGTGCTTGACGCCCTTGAGGAACAGGTCGTCCTCATGCGACTGTTCTCCGAACTCAACCAAGATGACGATGTGCATGTGACGATCGGTGAGGAAAACCCGCACGACGCGCTTACTCAAACATCCGTTGTCACCGGGACCTACCGGACCACGGATTCACCATTCGCGGCGCGCGCACACCTGGGGGTTGTCGGCCCAACACGCATGGACTACGCCAAAACAATGTCCTACGTCAGGGCTGTCGCCGCATACCTGTCGAGGTTCCTCAGCCAGTGA
- a CDS encoding DUF3097 domain-containing protein, which yields MTVTPIDPYGTNIFAHDPHREGPNARRPRSRDVAVEYGMVLEDVTTGWVGAVTRVEKSAGVYLIELEDRHGRTRSFPLGPGFWLDGEPINACPPRPRSAPPDHLAATTPMGRRVTNSGSIAVPHAPARIAKASRIWVEGRHDAELVEHMWGEDLGLEGIVVELLEGVDNLEEILEEFTPTTSARAGILIDHAVAGSKESRIADAVMRRWGESVLVVGHPFVDIWQAVKPERLGLTKWPDIPRGTDIKVGTLTHLGWPHDTQADIARGWKRILATVRTYRDLEPALLGRVEELIDFVTAPGIQ from the coding sequence GTGACTGTGACACCAATTGATCCCTACGGGACGAATATCTTCGCCCACGACCCGCATCGCGAGGGGCCCAATGCGCGTCGTCCTCGTTCCCGTGACGTCGCCGTTGAATACGGGATGGTTCTCGAGGACGTGACCACAGGTTGGGTGGGCGCGGTCACCCGGGTTGAAAAGTCCGCAGGCGTGTACCTCATCGAACTTGAGGACCGTCACGGACGCACCCGTTCTTTCCCTCTTGGCCCAGGCTTTTGGCTTGACGGAGAACCCATTAACGCCTGCCCTCCACGCCCCCGGTCAGCACCACCGGATCATTTAGCTGCGACAACCCCGATGGGCCGTCGCGTAACCAATTCCGGGTCGATCGCTGTTCCTCACGCCCCAGCCCGCATCGCCAAGGCCTCGCGTATCTGGGTGGAGGGACGACACGACGCTGAACTTGTTGAACACATGTGGGGCGAGGACCTCGGCCTCGAAGGAATCGTCGTTGAACTCCTTGAAGGAGTGGACAATCTCGAAGAAATTCTTGAAGAATTCACCCCGACCACCAGCGCCCGAGCCGGCATCCTCATCGACCATGCCGTTGCCGGATCAAAAGAGTCGCGCATCGCCGACGCCGTCATGCGTCGCTGGGGCGAGAGCGTCCTCGTGGTCGGCCATCCCTTCGTTGACATTTGGCAGGCCGTTAAACCCGAACGCCTGGGCCTGACGAAATGGCCTGATATTCCCCGCGGAACGGACATCAAAGTTGGGACCCTCACTCACCTTGGCTGGCCCCACGACACCCAGGCCGACATCGCCCGCGGATGGAAAAGAATTCTCGCGACCGTGCGCACATACCGCGACCTTGAGCCTGCTCTCCTTGGACGCGTCGAAGAACTCATCGACTTCGTCACCGCGCCCGGTATTCAGTGA
- the hemW gene encoding radical SAM family heme chaperone HemW produces MSPHQPDGITWPTDGRIDPACAEVEQSRPLSVYVHVPFCRVRCGYCDFNTYTAQFGQGADLTSYHESVVSEVRMAASILNDAGFARRPARTVFFGGGTPTLLDTRSIAAILHGIRSHIGLADDCEITVEANPETVDAQRLKALKDTGVTRVSFGMQSAVPSVLRTLDRTHTPERVPVVVAAAREVGLDTSLDLIYGTPGETVDQWRLSVEAAIGMRPDHISAYALVIEEGTKMAAQVARGDLPLPDPDDEATKYELADELLGAAGYRWYEISNFARVEGDEDECASTSLRHASCHNLAYWRDWDWWGFGPGAHSHIGRLRWWNVKHPRAYAGRLAGGMSPGAAGEILGSTERELERVMLSVRTADGATLSEHQRPDRVARLIADGLVDPVSALRGQIVLTLRGRLLADLVTRTLMGYDG; encoded by the coding sequence ATGAGCCCACACCAACCCGATGGGATCACCTGGCCAACGGACGGCAGGATCGATCCGGCCTGCGCCGAGGTGGAGCAATCACGCCCGCTGAGCGTCTACGTTCATGTTCCGTTTTGCCGGGTGAGGTGCGGCTACTGCGACTTCAACACGTACACCGCACAGTTCGGCCAGGGAGCCGACCTCACGTCCTACCATGAGTCCGTTGTCAGTGAAGTACGGATGGCCGCCTCGATCCTCAACGATGCTGGCTTTGCGCGCAGACCAGCGCGAACCGTGTTCTTCGGCGGAGGGACGCCAACGCTGCTGGACACCCGGAGTATCGCGGCAATCCTTCACGGTATTCGTTCGCATATCGGTTTAGCCGACGACTGTGAGATCACCGTCGAGGCAAACCCGGAAACTGTGGATGCCCAGCGGTTGAAGGCTCTCAAAGACACGGGAGTGACGCGCGTATCCTTTGGCATGCAGTCGGCAGTCCCCAGTGTTCTTCGCACCCTTGACCGCACGCACACCCCCGAGCGTGTGCCCGTTGTTGTTGCAGCGGCACGTGAGGTCGGGCTTGATACCTCACTTGACCTGATCTATGGCACTCCCGGTGAAACTGTTGACCAGTGGCGCTTGAGTGTGGAAGCGGCAATTGGGATGCGTCCCGACCATATCAGTGCCTATGCCTTGGTCATTGAGGAAGGCACCAAGATGGCCGCTCAGGTTGCGCGCGGAGATCTGCCTCTTCCCGACCCAGACGATGAAGCGACGAAGTACGAACTTGCCGACGAACTCTTAGGCGCAGCGGGATACCGCTGGTATGAGATCTCCAATTTTGCGCGCGTTGAAGGGGACGAGGACGAGTGTGCTTCCACGAGTCTTCGTCACGCATCCTGCCATAATTTAGCCTATTGGCGCGACTGGGACTGGTGGGGTTTCGGCCCGGGGGCGCACTCCCACATCGGGCGTCTGCGCTGGTGGAACGTCAAACATCCGCGCGCTTACGCGGGGCGATTAGCGGGGGGAATGTCGCCTGGGGCAGCAGGTGAAATCCTGGGAAGCACCGAGCGTGAACTTGAACGGGTGATGCTGTCGGTGCGCACGGCCGACGGTGCCACGCTGTCTGAGCATCAACGCCCGGACCGCGTTGCCAGACTCATCGCCGATGGGCTGGTAGATCCTGTGTCAGCGCTTCGAGGTCAGATCGTTCTCACGCTCAGAGGCCGTTTGCTCGCCGACCTCGTCACGCGCACTCTCATGGGATACGACGGCTAA
- a CDS encoding MFS transporter: MSTQARQSAHATLISALVLLSLALLLRSPISVIPPLLRDIGESQALDAVALGALTSVPIVCFGLLTPAGSSLLRRLGPNAGGMVCLVLIVIGAAIRSVGPAAFLFVGTVIIGFGMTLGNVVIPLLIGRDFPFRASLMTGLYTVSTNLGVAAVTIAAVPTASHVGWRWSTFLWVAIPGIIILTAWQFVFPPQIRGRGRGAHSPALPGEIHRKTQARPRSLRSVPSVVLLAVAFGAHTYAFFSLASWLPTMLEDILDMSASQAGTATSLFHVCGILGSLLPSLTFGVLKWSQRATLALVCACWLSMPLGLLCAPAIWALWCTLCGIGHGGFFTVLFTTVIEQSPSLDINRRVVSFVQSIGYIVAAIGPISIGWVHTWSGSWRIPFVILTASLTLMTVSAFIVSRRPLGLEVLDTVDRDWDLR; the protein is encoded by the coding sequence GTGAGTACACAAGCTCGTCAGAGCGCACACGCAACCCTGATCAGCGCGCTCGTTCTCCTGAGCCTCGCGCTGCTCCTGCGGTCCCCGATTTCCGTGATCCCCCCGCTACTGCGAGACATCGGCGAGAGCCAGGCCCTTGATGCCGTTGCCCTTGGCGCGCTCACTTCCGTTCCCATTGTGTGTTTCGGTCTGCTGACCCCCGCAGGTTCGAGTCTGCTTCGTCGACTAGGACCGAACGCGGGAGGCATGGTGTGCCTCGTCCTCATTGTGATCGGGGCTGCGATCCGCTCCGTCGGTCCAGCTGCGTTCCTTTTCGTGGGCACGGTCATCATTGGTTTTGGCATGACCCTCGGCAATGTCGTTATTCCCCTGCTCATCGGTCGAGACTTCCCCTTCCGTGCTTCCCTCATGACGGGTCTGTACACGGTGTCAACGAACCTGGGGGTTGCGGCTGTCACGATCGCCGCTGTTCCCACGGCCTCCCACGTGGGGTGGCGATGGTCAACATTCCTATGGGTCGCAATTCCCGGCATCATCATCCTTACCGCATGGCAGTTCGTGTTTCCTCCACAGATCAGGGGACGAGGACGAGGCGCGCACTCACCTGCGCTCCCAGGAGAAATCCACAGGAAAACGCAGGCTCGTCCTCGTTCCCTGAGGTCTGTGCCTTCAGTGGTGCTTCTCGCGGTGGCGTTCGGCGCACACACCTACGCGTTCTTTTCCCTCGCCTCGTGGCTTCCGACGATGCTTGAAGACATCCTCGACATGAGCGCATCCCAGGCGGGAACAGCAACATCACTGTTCCACGTCTGCGGAATCCTCGGATCACTGCTGCCGTCATTGACCTTCGGGGTGCTCAAATGGAGTCAGCGCGCAACACTTGCCCTCGTCTGCGCATGCTGGCTGTCAATGCCGCTGGGACTTCTGTGTGCCCCCGCGATCTGGGCGCTGTGGTGCACTCTGTGCGGCATCGGACACGGCGGATTTTTCACGGTGCTCTTCACAACGGTCATCGAGCAATCTCCGTCGCTCGACATCAACCGACGTGTCGTGTCTTTCGTGCAAAGCATCGGCTACATCGTTGCCGCAATCGGCCCCATCTCCATTGGGTGGGTGCACACGTGGAGTGGATCGTGGCGGATTCCCTTCGTCATTCTCACCGCTTCGCTCACGCTCATGACTGTGTCAGCATTCATTGTGTCGCGCCGCCCCCTGGGGCTGGAGGTACTCGACACCGTTGACCGAGACTGGGACTTACGATGA
- the trmB gene encoding tRNA (guanosine(46)-N7)-methyltransferase TrmB, with protein sequence MARTKSFTRRSRDLPIGLQRTWATHGDRYVIEPRRGIGFTTIAEDFHLDIAQEFGRSAPVTVEIGSGTGEQIVAAAASHPDRDYLALEVWVPGIAKLISKAAAADVSNIRVLEADAAQALPILLKDASVAEVWTFFPDPWRKARHRKRRLVSDSFAREIARILQDGGLWRLATDWDDYAWQMRDVVESCDLLANPYEGERPDPEDPEPERGGFAPRFQGRIITHFETRGIDAGRRAHDIVGVRLPRPTVDGPSENVPCGDSR encoded by the coding sequence ATGGCGCGCACAAAGTCGTTCACTCGTCGATCCCGTGATCTTCCCATCGGTCTTCAACGCACATGGGCGACCCACGGTGACCGCTACGTCATTGAGCCTCGACGCGGCATCGGATTCACCACGATCGCTGAGGATTTCCACCTCGATATTGCCCAAGAGTTTGGCCGCAGCGCCCCAGTGACGGTTGAGATCGGCTCAGGAACCGGGGAACAGATCGTTGCAGCGGCCGCCTCGCACCCAGACCGCGACTACTTGGCGCTTGAAGTGTGGGTCCCTGGGATTGCGAAACTCATCTCGAAGGCCGCAGCCGCAGACGTATCGAATATCCGCGTTCTTGAAGCTGACGCCGCCCAAGCTCTGCCCATCCTCCTGAAGGATGCATCGGTTGCAGAAGTGTGGACGTTCTTCCCTGACCCGTGGCGCAAGGCCCGTCACCGCAAACGCCGCCTCGTATCCGATTCCTTTGCCCGCGAGATCGCACGGATCCTCCAAGACGGTGGGCTGTGGCGTTTGGCTACGGACTGGGATGACTATGCGTGGCAGATGCGTGACGTCGTTGAATCCTGCGATCTTCTCGCCAACCCCTACGAAGGTGAGCGACCCGATCCTGAGGACCCCGAACCTGAGCGCGGCGGCTTTGCCCCGCGTTTTCAGGGACGCATCATCACACATTTCGAGACCCGAGGGATCGATGCGGGGCGCAGGGCTCACGACATCGTCGGAGTTCGGCTTCCACGTCCCACAGTAGACGGGCCCTCGGAAAACGTCCCTTGTGGTGACTCTCGGTGA
- the lepA gene encoding translation elongation factor 4, producing MPIPTSEQSALIQPAKTSQSRIRNFCIIAHIDHGKSTLADRMLQLTGVVEQRDMRAQYLDRMDIERERGITIKSQAVRMPWAVDGQPYALNMIDTPGHVDFTYEVSRSLAACEGAVLLIDAAQGIEAQTLANLYLALENDLAIIPVLNKIDLPGAQPEKYAHEVAQLIGVDESDVLKVSGKTGEGVADLLDTIVRTVPAPEGDPDGATRAMIFDSVYDTYRGVVTYVRVVDGTLNTRERIRMMSTGTAHELLELGVISPEAVPSAGIGAGEVGYLITGVKDVRQSRVGDTVTSATKGAEQPLDGYQDPQPMVFSGIYPVDGTDFPDLRDALERLQLNDAALTFEPESSAALGFGFRCGFLGLLHLEIIRERLEREFNLDLIATAPNVVYQVITEDGTSVRVDNPSEYPEGKIREVREPLVNATILTPTEFTGTIMELCQERRGTMKGMDYLSEERVELHYALPMAEIVFDFFDQLKSRTRGYASLDYQEAGQQVADLVKVDILLNGDRVDAFSAIVHKDAAYSYGQRMTKRLKELIPRQQFEIPVQAAVGARVIARETIKALRKDMLAKCYGGDISRKRKLLEKQKEGKKRMKSIGRVDVPQEAFIAALTSDVPTGKK from the coding sequence GTGCCCATCCCCACGTCAGAGCAAAGTGCGCTGATTCAGCCGGCGAAGACCAGCCAGTCGCGGATTCGGAATTTCTGCATCATTGCCCACATCGACCACGGCAAATCGACTCTTGCTGACCGAATGCTTCAGCTCACCGGAGTCGTTGAACAACGCGATATGCGTGCGCAATACCTCGACCGCATGGACATCGAGCGCGAACGTGGAATCACGATTAAATCTCAGGCGGTCCGCATGCCGTGGGCCGTTGATGGTCAGCCGTACGCGCTTAACATGATTGACACCCCCGGACACGTTGACTTCACCTACGAGGTGTCGCGTTCGCTCGCCGCCTGTGAGGGCGCGGTGCTGCTTATTGACGCTGCTCAGGGCATCGAAGCGCAGACCCTTGCGAACCTTTACCTTGCTTTGGAAAACGACCTGGCAATTATCCCAGTTCTCAACAAGATCGACCTGCCGGGTGCGCAGCCAGAAAAATATGCGCACGAGGTCGCTCAACTCATCGGAGTTGACGAATCCGACGTTCTCAAGGTGTCGGGGAAAACAGGTGAAGGCGTCGCAGATCTTCTTGACACCATTGTCCGCACCGTTCCCGCACCTGAAGGAGATCCTGACGGCGCGACGCGCGCGATGATTTTCGATTCCGTGTACGACACATACAGGGGCGTTGTGACCTACGTCCGCGTGGTTGATGGCACGTTGAACACGCGTGAACGTATTCGCATGATGTCCACTGGAACAGCGCATGAGCTGCTTGAACTTGGTGTGATCTCACCCGAGGCCGTGCCATCTGCAGGAATCGGAGCAGGTGAGGTCGGCTATCTCATTACCGGCGTGAAAGACGTGCGTCAGTCACGAGTTGGCGACACGGTGACCTCAGCAACCAAAGGAGCTGAGCAACCGCTTGATGGTTACCAGGATCCGCAACCGATGGTGTTTTCTGGAATCTACCCGGTTGACGGCACAGACTTCCCAGATCTGCGTGATGCGTTGGAACGCCTCCAACTCAACGATGCGGCCTTGACATTTGAGCCGGAGTCGTCTGCCGCCCTGGGATTTGGGTTCCGCTGCGGCTTCCTCGGTCTCCTTCACTTGGAGATCATTCGCGAGCGCCTCGAACGCGAGTTCAACCTCGATCTCATCGCCACGGCACCGAACGTTGTCTACCAGGTCATTACCGAGGACGGAACCAGCGTGCGCGTTGATAATCCGTCGGAATATCCCGAAGGCAAAATTCGCGAGGTCCGTGAGCCGCTGGTCAACGCGACGATCCTGACGCCCACGGAATTCACCGGCACAATTATGGAGCTGTGCCAGGAGCGCCGCGGAACTATGAAAGGCATGGACTATCTCAGTGAGGAACGCGTCGAACTCCACTACGCGTTGCCGATGGCGGAAATTGTCTTCGACTTCTTCGACCAGTTGAAGTCACGAACCCGGGGCTATGCCTCGCTTGACTATCAGGAAGCCGGGCAGCAGGTTGCCGACCTCGTCAAGGTTGACATCCTTCTCAACGGTGACCGGGTTGATGCGTTCAGCGCGATTGTTCACAAGGATGCGGCCTACTCCTACGGTCAGCGCATGACCAAGCGCTTGAAAGAACTCATTCCTCGGCAGCAATTTGAGATTCCCGTTCAAGCGGCCGTGGGTGCGCGTGTGATCGCGCGAGAGACAATCAAGGCTTTGCGCAAAGACATGCTGGCGAAGTGCTACGGAGGCGATATTTCGCGTAAACGTAAGCTGCTGGAGAAGCAGAAAGAGGGCAAGAAGCGGATGAAGTCCATCGGCCGCGTTGACGTGCCGCAGGAGGCTTTCATTGCGGCGTTGACATCGGATGTTCCCACGGGGAAGAAATGA